A stretch of Rhizobium glycinendophyticum DNA encodes these proteins:
- a CDS encoding DNA polymerase III subunit chi: MAEVLFYHLTESKLEDALPPLLEKSVERGWTVAVQTRDPERRDALDAHLWVYRDDSFLPHGTDEGASPARQPVLLTVQPDNLNAASVRFLVDGAEAPDRLDYERVVFVFDGYDATQLEAARGQWKKLKAEGHSLTYWQQTPEGRWEKKA; the protein is encoded by the coding sequence GTGGCTGAAGTCCTCTTCTACCATCTGACCGAATCGAAACTGGAAGACGCGCTCCCGCCGCTCCTCGAAAAGAGCGTGGAGCGCGGCTGGACGGTCGCTGTGCAGACCCGCGATCCGGAGCGGCGTGATGCGCTCGATGCCCATCTCTGGGTCTACCGGGACGACAGTTTTCTGCCGCACGGAACCGACGAGGGGGCGTCGCCGGCCCGGCAGCCGGTGCTGCTCACGGTGCAGCCGGACAATCTGAACGCCGCCAGCGTCCGCTTCCTGGTCGATGGCGCCGAGGCCCCAGACAGGCTGGACTACGAACGCGTCGTCTTCGTTTTCGACGGCTATGATGCCACCCAGCTTGAGGCGGCGCGCGGGCAGTGGAAGAAGCTGAAGGCGGAGGGCCACAGCCTGACCTATTGGCAGCAGACGCCGGAAGGCCGGTGGGAGAAAAAAGCCTGA
- a CDS encoding prolyl oligopeptidase family serine peptidase encodes MDLFLEKDDDPQTLAFVAARNTRSQETLTTREMEADAAALQAMMERQDRLIVPTRRGDWLFDFNRSRDNPLGVLRRLPAELVPRADALWETVFDVDAFCGSEGKRWIFGGCVTCPFEPTRVLFRLSDGGSDLTRFLEFDLETKQIVDGGFDTPAVRAQAAWLSGDEIAYFGSIDAFSATQSGWPRVGRRLRRGQTPAEAEILFEADPSDVTGYGFVIDPKLGGHDGPDTRQIRVFMTNHEIGKLSLHVEDTNGVARRLPLPQEIGFDINHSHVLWLAKNDEQVPSGSLVLQELTPFGHEPLASRRRILVSPAPGRAVHHFTLLRHWAVYSVDDRLSPSLYALDLTREDAEPQRIELPEGIEALYFTPLYADLHRGDDTLSVIGSGFLVPPTRYMLALSDQDRRPTDDPLVLQPQETSPAFFDADGMTSQLLEATSEDGTRVPYHLVLPKTWTMGELPVLIYGYGGFGASLAPHYSGITGRFLELGGAYVQAYIRGGAELGPQWHTTAKRQGRHKAFEDFVAIARDLVKRGYSKPSRIACTGASNGGLLTGVMATRYPEDFGAVWCRVPVIDMTRFHMFPAGRAWMDEYGNPDVEADRAFLLDYSPLHQVKPAAEKAYPPLYIESSTNDDRVHPSHARRFAMRLEVEGHTPLFHEYGSGGHGGAGNSAEMARRTAMGYSFLRQTIMRA; translated from the coding sequence ATGGATCTCTTTCTCGAAAAGGACGACGATCCGCAGACGCTGGCCTTCGTCGCCGCCCGCAATACCCGGTCGCAAGAGACCCTGACGACGCGGGAGATGGAAGCCGATGCGGCCGCTCTTCAGGCGATGATGGAGCGACAGGACAGGCTGATCGTTCCCACCCGGCGCGGCGACTGGCTTTTCGATTTCAACCGATCGCGGGATAATCCGCTCGGTGTTCTGCGCCGGCTTCCGGCGGAACTTGTGCCGCGTGCCGATGCCCTATGGGAAACGGTTTTCGACGTCGATGCGTTCTGCGGCAGCGAAGGCAAGCGCTGGATCTTCGGCGGCTGCGTCACCTGCCCCTTCGAACCGACGCGCGTCTTGTTTCGCCTCTCCGACGGCGGCTCGGACCTGACGCGCTTCCTGGAGTTCGATCTCGAAACCAAACAGATCGTCGACGGCGGCTTCGATACGCCGGCGGTCCGGGCGCAGGCGGCGTGGCTCAGCGGTGACGAAATTGCCTATTTCGGCTCGATCGATGCGTTTTCCGCCACGCAATCCGGCTGGCCCCGGGTTGGACGGCGCCTGCGACGCGGCCAGACGCCAGCCGAGGCCGAGATCCTGTTCGAGGCAGACCCGAGCGACGTCACCGGCTATGGCTTCGTCATCGATCCTAAGCTAGGCGGTCATGACGGGCCGGATACGCGGCAGATCCGCGTTTTCATGACGAACCACGAGATCGGAAAGCTCAGCCTCCATGTGGAGGACACCAATGGCGTTGCCCGTCGCCTGCCGTTGCCGCAGGAGATTGGCTTTGACATCAACCACAGCCATGTCCTCTGGCTTGCCAAGAACGACGAGCAAGTGCCGAGTGGCAGCTTGGTCCTGCAGGAACTCACACCGTTCGGTCATGAGCCGCTGGCCTCTCGGCGCCGCATCCTGGTCAGCCCCGCACCGGGACGCGCGGTCCATCATTTCACGCTGCTGCGCCACTGGGCGGTCTATTCCGTCGATGACCGCCTCTCTCCATCGCTTTATGCGCTGGACCTGACACGCGAGGACGCGGAGCCGCAACGGATCGAACTGCCCGAGGGCATCGAAGCGCTGTATTTCACGCCGCTCTATGCCGACCTGCATCGGGGCGACGATACGCTCTCGGTGATCGGCTCCGGCTTCTTGGTGCCCCCCACCCGCTACATGCTCGCCCTCTCCGATCAGGACCGTCGACCGACTGATGACCCTCTGGTTCTTCAGCCGCAGGAGACCTCGCCCGCCTTCTTCGATGCAGACGGCATGACGAGCCAACTGCTGGAGGCGACATCGGAGGATGGCACCAGGGTGCCCTATCATCTGGTGCTGCCGAAAACGTGGACGATGGGCGAATTGCCGGTGCTGATCTATGGCTATGGCGGTTTTGGCGCTTCGCTTGCGCCGCATTATTCGGGCATCACCGGCCGGTTTCTCGAACTGGGTGGCGCTTATGTGCAGGCCTATATCCGCGGCGGCGCGGAGCTCGGTCCCCAATGGCACACAACCGCCAAGCGCCAAGGTCGCCACAAGGCTTTCGAGGATTTCGTGGCCATTGCCCGCGATCTGGTGAAGCGCGGCTATTCAAAGCCATCCCGGATCGCCTGCACCGGTGCCAGCAATGGCGGCCTGCTGACCGGCGTCATGGCGACGCGTTATCCCGAGGATTTCGGCGCCGTCTGGTGCCGCGTACCTGTCATCGACATGACGCGTTTTCACATGTTTCCTGCCGGACGGGCCTGGATGGACGAATATGGCAATCCGGACGTTGAAGCCGATCGCGCTTTTCTCCTCGACTACTCCCCACTCCATCAGGTCAAGCCGGCTGCCGAGAAAGCCTATCCACCGCTTTACATCGAAAGCTCGACAAATGACGACCGGGTGCATCCGTCGCATGCGCGGCGATTTGCGATGCGGCTGGAAGTCGAAGGCCACACCCCGCTGTTCCACGAATATGGCTCCGGCGGCCATGGCGGCGCTGGCAACTCGGCCGAAATGGCAAGACGCACGGCCATGGGCTACAGCTTCTTGCGCCAGACGATCATGAGGGCCTGA
- a CDS encoding methyl-accepting chemotaxis protein, with translation MNELQNLRAKASVGLQTLLWINFALIVLSNSLRAEGVDWFAIGATLLMLAPVTLVWLKDRTGQATRIMTSMALAMTVSILVYSFSGSPLQIDMHMYFFATLAVCAAWIDWRAIVAFAGFVAVHHLAVYFVMPLAVFPGESDFSRVILHAVVLILQSGVLIALTFAVVRAFEASDKAVETANVARQEASAMADLARQADATAADERLHHEAEKAKEAEAVQFAVSELGAVLSRLADGDLSCRIAKPFPGKLDELRSSFNTSVENLEAVVGQVGEVAKVIRLGTSQIADANQDLSSRSERQAASIEETASALSGVATTVRQTAQVADSVGRMVDQARNGAERSGSIVTDAVSAMSRIENSSREISQIIGVIDEIAFQTNLLALNAGVEAARAGEAGKGFAVVAQEVRELAQRSANAAKEIKTLINASGEQVRHGVSLVDQAGEALSTIAQEVNSISEQVAKIVATTREQSAGLSEIDAAIGHIDRNTQQNAAMVEESTAAIQQLVHETGTLESLMARFSLQRGGPTARRAA, from the coding sequence ATGAACGAATTACAAAATCTGCGCGCGAAGGCCTCTGTGGGCCTCCAGACTCTTCTGTGGATCAACTTTGCGCTGATCGTTCTCTCAAACAGTCTGCGCGCTGAAGGCGTGGATTGGTTTGCGATCGGAGCAACACTGTTGATGTTGGCGCCAGTGACGCTCGTGTGGCTGAAAGACCGGACCGGACAGGCCACACGGATCATGACGTCGATGGCCCTTGCAATGACGGTGTCGATCCTCGTCTATTCGTTCTCCGGTAGCCCTTTGCAGATCGACATGCATATGTACTTCTTCGCGACCCTTGCAGTCTGCGCGGCTTGGATCGACTGGCGAGCCATTGTGGCGTTTGCAGGCTTTGTGGCCGTGCATCACCTGGCGGTTTACTTCGTGATGCCGTTGGCGGTTTTCCCGGGTGAATCCGACTTTTCGCGCGTCATTCTGCACGCGGTCGTACTCATTCTCCAGTCCGGCGTTTTGATTGCCCTGACCTTCGCGGTTGTTCGTGCATTCGAAGCCTCTGACAAGGCCGTCGAAACGGCCAATGTCGCCCGGCAGGAAGCCTCGGCCATGGCCGATCTCGCCAGACAGGCAGATGCAACGGCCGCAGACGAGCGGTTGCATCACGAGGCCGAGAAGGCCAAGGAGGCGGAGGCGGTGCAATTTGCCGTCTCTGAGTTGGGTGCGGTTCTGTCGCGTCTCGCGGATGGCGACCTGTCCTGCCGCATTGCCAAACCCTTCCCAGGCAAGCTCGACGAGTTGCGCAGTTCCTTCAATACATCGGTCGAAAACCTCGAAGCTGTTGTCGGACAGGTCGGCGAGGTCGCGAAGGTCATCCGGCTTGGCACGTCCCAGATCGCTGACGCAAACCAGGACCTCTCCTCGCGCAGCGAAAGACAGGCCGCGTCGATCGAGGAGACGGCGAGTGCGCTGTCAGGTGTCGCCACAACGGTCAGACAGACGGCTCAGGTCGCGGATTCCGTTGGCCGCATGGTTGATCAGGCCCGCAACGGTGCAGAGCGTTCGGGTTCGATCGTGACCGACGCCGTCTCTGCCATGAGCCGCATCGAGAATTCGTCCCGCGAAATCAGCCAGATCATCGGCGTGATCGATGAAATTGCCTTCCAGACCAATCTTCTGGCTTTGAATGCTGGCGTGGAAGCGGCCCGCGCAGGCGAAGCCGGGAAGGGCTTTGCCGTCGTCGCCCAGGAGGTGCGTGAACTGGCCCAGCGTTCGGCCAATGCGGCCAAGGAGATCAAGACGCTGATCAACGCGTCGGGTGAGCAGGTCCGTCACGGCGTCTCCCTTGTCGATCAGGCAGGCGAAGCGCTGAGTACGATTGCGCAGGAAGTCAATTCGATCAGTGAGCAGGTAGCCAAGATCGTTGCAACGACCCGCGAGCAGTCCGCCGGCCTCTCCGAGATTGATGCCGCGATCGGTCATATCGACCGGAACACCCAGCAGAATGCTGCCATGGTCGAGGAGTCCACCGCTGCGATCCAGCAACTGGTTCATGAAACTGGCACGCTGGAATCTTTGATGGCGCGCTTCTCGCTCCAACGTGGCGGGCCGACCGCACGACGCGCCGCTTGA
- a CDS encoding GGDEF domain-containing protein gives MQDNITGGQHRAGKPGADALQKIVAVMLRQDIAALPRNFELVFEALSGGNPDLGQDFTTLGPKPSQHALDQLGLKHRLPGHCGATAERLQTEALKALSSIKAKLALGLGQKRSFARSVETAATSIRAEADVGIEQLLGELDLLASIAREMVQAETLLAHEVAEGLNTLETADRAMQAAKALTMRDRLTGLPNRAAFLQTLEETHARSTAARTSALVLIEICDLAHLHHQYGDEAAVKLVKGLARIFRKAIKKHDYIARIEADTFAFVFDDIDAGDAHIIAERLFNTAENNLVFASDTGSELGGLPLALGHVMAHEATDPLHWLSLAKTATQLARLNPRQPIIGHKPGQRQVA, from the coding sequence ATGCAGGACAACATCACAGGCGGACAGCATCGCGCCGGAAAACCGGGCGCGGATGCCTTGCAGAAGATCGTGGCTGTGATGTTGCGCCAAGACATCGCCGCCCTGCCCCGAAATTTCGAACTTGTGTTCGAGGCCCTGAGCGGCGGCAATCCGGACCTCGGTCAAGACTTTACGACACTCGGCCCAAAGCCCAGCCAGCATGCGCTCGATCAACTTGGTCTCAAGCATCGGCTTCCCGGCCATTGCGGGGCGACTGCCGAAAGACTGCAGACGGAGGCACTCAAGGCTCTTTCGTCGATCAAGGCCAAGCTGGCACTGGGACTCGGCCAGAAGCGTAGCTTTGCCCGCTCCGTCGAGACGGCTGCAACGTCCATCCGCGCCGAAGCCGATGTCGGAATCGAACAACTGTTGGGCGAACTGGACCTCCTGGCATCGATTGCCAGGGAAATGGTCCAGGCGGAGACTCTGCTGGCCCATGAGGTAGCCGAAGGGCTAAACACACTGGAAACGGCGGATCGGGCCATGCAGGCGGCCAAGGCCCTGACAATGCGCGACCGCCTGACGGGTTTGCCGAACCGCGCGGCCTTCCTGCAAACGCTCGAGGAGACCCATGCGCGCAGCACAGCTGCCCGCACAAGTGCGCTGGTGCTGATCGAGATCTGCGATCTGGCACACCTGCATCACCAGTATGGCGACGAAGCGGCGGTCAAGCTGGTGAAGGGACTGGCCAGGATTTTCCGCAAGGCGATCAAGAAGCACGATTATATCGCGCGCATCGAGGCGGACACTTTCGCCTTCGTCTTCGACGACATCGACGCCGGTGACGCTCACATCATCGCCGAGCGGCTTTTCAACACGGCGGAGAACAATCTGGTCTTTGCAAGCGATACCGGTTCCGAGCTCGGTGGTTTGCCGCTGGCGCTCGGCCATGTGATGGCACATGAGGCAACGGACCCGTTACATTGGCTGTCGCTCGCCAAGACCGCCACCCAACTCGCCCGGCTCAATCCGCGCCAGCCGATCATCGGCCACAAGCCAGGTCAGCGTCAGGTCGCGTAA
- a CDS encoding YbhB/YbcL family Raf kinase inhibitor-like protein has translation MARQTFTAALLTLAILATQAQAAEFTLSSPDLRDGGKLPEAQVANSFGCSGQNISPALSWTNAPEGTKSFAVSLYDPDAPTGSGFWHWVLFNIPADVTALQGGISPEAGAPAGSIQSRADAGYAGFLGACPPEGQTHTYVFTVTALDTAKLDLDSTASGALIGFMTNAHALAKASISLRYGR, from the coding sequence ATGGCCAGACAAACATTTACCGCCGCTCTCCTGACCCTTGCCATTCTCGCCACACAGGCGCAGGCGGCGGAGTTTACCCTTTCCAGCCCCGACCTCCGCGATGGCGGCAAGCTTCCCGAGGCACAGGTCGCCAACAGCTTCGGCTGCAGCGGTCAGAACATCTCGCCCGCCCTTTCCTGGACCAACGCCCCCGAGGGCACGAAAAGCTTCGCCGTCTCGCTCTATGATCCCGATGCGCCGACCGGCTCCGGCTTCTGGCACTGGGTCCTGTTCAACATTCCGGCGGACGTCACGGCACTTCAGGGCGGAATCTCGCCCGAGGCAGGAGCGCCCGCCGGTTCGATCCAGAGCCGTGCGGATGCCGGCTATGCCGGTTTCCTCGGGGCATGCCCGCCAGAGGGACAGACCCACACTTATGTGTTCACGGTGACCGCTCTCGACACCGCGAAGCTCGATCTCGATTCCACGGCAAGTGGTGCGTTAATCGGCTTCATGACCAATGCCCATGCGCTGGCCAAGGCTTCCATCTCATTGCGCTACGGCCGTTAG
- a CDS encoding leucyl aminopeptidase encodes MSIKLAISFSKSQPVIEGLAIALKTAEAETPSGMTDADPAGIYARAAKVANFSGKASSVLDIVAPHGSAADRLVVLGLGKAENLTAHDWLKAGGSATANLKGADDLTVFLDVPGLAITPKSAADFALGMLLRAYKFDTYKTKKKGDDEEAKADKTVKVTIVTADASGAKKAFAEARAIADGVVLARDLVNEPANVLGPLEFAAKAKELEELGVEIEILTEKEMKKLGMGALLGVAQGSVRPPRLVVMQWKGGKSKDKPIAFIGKGVVFDTGGISIKPAGGMEDMKGDMGGAAAVTGLMHVLAARKAKANVVGIIGLVENMPDGNAQRPGDIVTSMSGQTIEVINTDAEGRLVLCDALWYCNERFEPAFMINLATLTGAILVALGNLHAGLFSNDDVLSEKLLAAGMATNERLWRMPLGKDYDKMIDSKFADMKNTGGRHAGSITAAQFLKRFVKDTPWAHLDIAGTAMGSPNDEINQSWGSGYGVRLLDELVRANYEA; translated from the coding sequence ATGTCGATAAAACTCGCCATCTCCTTCTCTAAGTCGCAGCCCGTGATCGAAGGGCTCGCGATTGCATTGAAGACGGCTGAGGCTGAAACCCCCTCAGGAATGACAGATGCAGATCCGGCGGGCATCTATGCAAGGGCTGCCAAGGTCGCCAACTTTTCGGGTAAGGCTTCCTCAGTGCTCGACATCGTCGCGCCGCACGGCTCGGCTGCCGATCGCCTTGTTGTCTTAGGGTTGGGCAAGGCAGAGAATTTGACGGCACATGACTGGCTGAAGGCGGGCGGCAGCGCCACCGCAAACCTCAAGGGTGCCGACGACCTCACCGTCTTCCTCGACGTACCGGGACTGGCTATAACGCCCAAGTCCGCCGCCGATTTTGCGCTTGGCATGCTGCTGCGTGCCTACAAGTTCGACACCTACAAGACAAAGAAGAAGGGCGACGACGAAGAGGCAAAGGCCGACAAGACGGTCAAGGTCACCATTGTCACGGCCGACGCATCCGGTGCCAAGAAAGCCTTTGCCGAGGCCCGTGCGATCGCTGACGGGGTCGTGTTGGCGCGTGATCTCGTCAATGAACCCGCCAATGTTCTCGGCCCGCTCGAATTCGCCGCGAAGGCCAAGGAACTGGAAGAACTCGGGGTCGAGATCGAGATCCTGACCGAAAAGGAGATGAAGAAGCTTGGCATGGGCGCGCTTCTTGGCGTCGCCCAGGGTTCGGTTCGCCCGCCGCGTCTCGTCGTCATGCAGTGGAAGGGCGGCAAGTCGAAGGACAAACCGATCGCCTTCATCGGCAAGGGTGTCGTCTTCGACACCGGCGGGATCTCGATCAAGCCAGCCGGCGGCATGGAGGACATGAAGGGTGACATGGGTGGCGCTGCGGCCGTCACCGGCCTCATGCATGTGCTTGCCGCCCGCAAGGCCAAGGCGAACGTCGTCGGCATCATCGGCCTCGTTGAAAACATGCCCGACGGCAATGCCCAGCGTCCCGGTGACATCGTCACCTCGATGTCGGGCCAGACGATTGAGGTCATAAACACCGATGCGGAAGGCCGCCTCGTGCTTTGCGACGCGCTTTGGTACTGCAACGAGCGTTTCGAACCTGCTTTCATGATCAATCTCGCGACGCTGACCGGTGCCATTCTGGTGGCGCTGGGCAACCTGCATGCCGGCCTCTTCTCAAACGACGACGTGTTGTCCGAGAAGCTGCTGGCCGCTGGAATGGCCACCAATGAGCGTCTGTGGCGCATGCCGCTTGGCAAGGACTACGACAAGATGATCGATTCCAAGTTCGCCGACATGAAGAACACCGGCGGCCGCCATGCCGGCTCCATCACCGCTGCCCAATTCCTCAAGCGTTTCGTCAAGGACACCCCCTGGGCGCATCTCGACATCGCCGGCACGGCCATGGGCTCGCCGAACGACGAGATCAACCAGTCCTGGGGCTCCGGCTACGGCGTGCGCCTGCTCGACGAACTGGTCCGGGCGAATTACGAAGCCTGA
- a CDS encoding type II toxin-antitoxin system VapB family antitoxin: protein MPLYVRDERVNQLAEQAQKILKAPIKTDAIRQALERVVHEEEQRRPLAERLEKLRARHNMPAYDTLEPFDEKAFLDEMWGDNDVHR from the coding sequence ATGCCGCTTTACGTGCGCGATGAACGGGTGAACCAGCTCGCCGAACAGGCGCAGAAAATCCTCAAGGCCCCAATCAAGACGGATGCGATCCGCCAGGCGCTGGAGCGCGTCGTGCATGAGGAAGAGCAGCGCCGCCCGCTGGCGGAGCGGTTGGAGAAGCTCCGGGCCCGACACAACATGCCCGCCTACGACACGCTGGAACCCTTCGACGAGAAGGCTTTTCTCGACGAAATGTGGGGCGATAACGATGTTCATCGATAG
- a CDS encoding glutathione S-transferase family protein: MSLTLYSLCGTDPNRPFSPHCWKIVMALHHKGLAFEERPLPFTEIPKAEEGFSKTVPIVRDGDRLVSDSFQIALYLEEAYPDHPSLFGGEGGKAAARLVEGYAQHIVHPVITRIAVYDIHQMLGPSDQDYFRNSREKRLGKTLEEVHAERASAIAALPAQLQPLRHMLGFQPFIGGQTPLFADYILFGALQWLRITTGSIHLPDGDPVVGWFERCLELHEGAGRQVA; the protein is encoded by the coding sequence ATGTCTCTGACGCTCTATTCTCTCTGCGGAACCGATCCGAACCGCCCCTTTTCTCCGCATTGCTGGAAGATCGTGATGGCACTTCATCACAAGGGGTTGGCCTTCGAAGAGAGGCCGTTACCCTTCACGGAAATCCCGAAGGCAGAAGAGGGATTCTCGAAGACGGTGCCGATCGTCAGGGACGGGGATCGGCTGGTCTCCGACAGCTTCCAGATCGCGCTTTATCTCGAAGAGGCGTATCCCGATCATCCCAGCCTGTTCGGCGGCGAGGGCGGAAAGGCGGCGGCTCGCCTGGTCGAAGGTTATGCCCAGCATATCGTCCATCCGGTGATTACCCGGATCGCCGTCTACGACATCCACCAGATGCTAGGCCCTTCTGACCAGGACTATTTCCGCAATAGCCGCGAGAAGCGCCTCGGCAAAACGCTCGAAGAAGTCCATGCCGAGCGGGCGTCCGCCATTGCAGCGCTTCCCGCCCAGCTGCAGCCCCTGCGTCACATGCTCGGCTTCCAGCCCTTCATCGGGGGGCAGACGCCGCTCTTTGCCGATTACATCCTGTTCGGCGCGCTGCAGTGGCTGCGGATCACCACTGGATCCATCCATCTCCCCGATGGCGACCCGGTCGTGGGTTGGTTTGAGCGTTGCCTGGAACTGCATGAGGGCGCCGGCCGTCAGGTGGCCTGA
- a CDS encoding DinB family protein, whose product MEHLKMMAAYNRWANSLVYDAAATLSEDELHRDTGAFFGSIFGTLSHILTADRVWLYRFIGAGPRPSTLDERPCTGFAELREARVEEDGRIIAYVDNLTPAQLEGPISYTPLTSSELVQQRLSPALSHMFNHQTHHRGQVHAGLTGMGKPSLAIDLIYFLRSEGRAWL is encoded by the coding sequence ATGGAACATCTCAAGATGATGGCGGCCTATAACCGCTGGGCGAACAGCCTCGTCTATGACGCTGCGGCCACATTGTCCGAAGACGAGCTGCACCGCGACACCGGCGCCTTCTTCGGATCGATCTTCGGCACACTCAGCCACATCCTGACGGCCGACCGTGTCTGGCTGTACCGTTTCATCGGCGCGGGCCCGCGACCTTCCACCCTCGACGAGCGCCCCTGTACCGGCTTTGCCGAGTTGCGGGAGGCGCGGGTGGAGGAGGATGGGCGGATTATCGCCTATGTGGACAACCTGACGCCAGCGCAGCTGGAGGGGCCGATCTCCTACACGCCGCTCACCTCCTCGGAACTCGTCCAGCAACGGCTATCCCCTGCCCTCAGCCACATGTTCAACCATCAGACCCATCATCGTGGCCAAGTGCATGCGGGCTTGACCGGAATGGGCAAGCCAAGCCTCGCCATCGACCTGATCTACTTCTTGCGGAGCGAAGGGCGAGCCTGGCTTTGA
- a CDS encoding ABC-F family ATP-binding cassette domain-containing protein, translated as MITINDISARIAGRLLIDHATVALPAGTKAGLVGKNGAGKSTLFRIITGDLSAESGSISIPKNARIGQVAQEAPGTEDSLISIVLAADKERAALLLEAETATDPHRIAEIQTRLADIGAHSAEARAATILSGLGFGHEAQQRPASSFSGGWRMRVALAAVLFSEPDLLLLDEPTNYLDLEGTLWLEDYVRRYPHTVIIISHDRDLLNTAVNSIIHLDQKKLTFYRGGYDSFERQKAENDELQMKAKAKNDAARKHLQSFIDRFRAKATKAKQAQSRIKALERMGTVAAVIEDHVNPITFPKPEKQPASPIVAIASGVVGYEPGKPILKNLNLRIDNDDRIALLGSNGNGKSTFAKFISGRLEAQAGQLKTASTLKIGFFAQHQLDDLIPNESPVDHVRRLMPQEPEAKVRARVAQMGLATEKMDTAAKDLSGGEKARLLMGLAAFHAPNLLILDEPTNHLDIDSRKALIEALNDYEGAVILISHDRHLIEATVDRLWLVNNGTVTSFDGDMEEYRSLIIASGKKPVEKDKAETSGGDQVNKAEQRKAAADKRASLAPLKKKINEVEALTKKLETLIQALDKELADPVLYEKTPAKAAEKAKQRGEAAAKLSAAEEQWLELSAEYEEGMAG; from the coding sequence ATGATCACGATCAACGACATCTCCGCCCGCATTGCCGGCAGACTTCTCATCGACCACGCGACCGTCGCCCTGCCGGCCGGCACCAAAGCCGGCCTCGTCGGCAAGAACGGCGCGGGCAAGTCGACGCTGTTCCGCATCATCACCGGCGACCTCTCGGCCGAAAGCGGAAGCATATCGATTCCGAAGAATGCCAGGATCGGCCAAGTGGCGCAGGAAGCGCCGGGCACCGAGGACTCGCTGATCTCGATCGTGCTCGCCGCCGACAAGGAGCGCGCCGCCCTCCTCCTCGAAGCTGAGACCGCCACCGATCCGCATCGCATTGCCGAAATCCAGACGCGGCTTGCCGATATCGGCGCTCACTCTGCCGAAGCGCGTGCCGCAACGATCCTTTCCGGTCTCGGCTTCGGTCACGAAGCGCAGCAGCGTCCGGCCTCGTCCTTTTCCGGCGGCTGGCGCATGCGCGTGGCGCTGGCGGCCGTCCTGTTTTCCGAACCGGACTTGCTGCTGCTCGACGAACCGACCAACTATCTCGATCTCGAAGGCACGCTGTGGCTGGAGGACTATGTGCGGCGCTATCCGCACACCGTCATCATCATCAGCCATGACCGCGACCTCTTGAACACCGCCGTCAACTCGATCATCCATCTCGACCAGAAGAAGCTGACCTTCTATCGCGGCGGCTATGACAGCTTCGAGCGGCAGAAGGCCGAGAACGACGAGCTGCAGATGAAGGCCAAGGCGAAGAACGACGCCGCGCGCAAGCATCTGCAAAGCTTCATCGACCGTTTCCGTGCCAAGGCCACCAAAGCCAAGCAGGCGCAGAGCCGCATCAAGGCGCTGGAGCGCATGGGCACGGTCGCCGCCGTGATCGAGGACCATGTCAACCCGATCACCTTTCCCAAGCCGGAGAAGCAGCCCGCCTCCCCGATCGTTGCTATCGCCAGCGGCGTCGTCGGTTACGAGCCCGGCAAGCCGATCCTGAAAAACCTCAATCTCAGGATCGACAACGACGACCGCATCGCGCTGCTCGGCTCGAACGGCAACGGCAAGTCGACCTTTGCCAAATTCATCTCCGGCCGCCTGGAAGCCCAGGCCGGGCAGCTGAAGACGGCCTCGACACTGAAGATCGGCTTCTTCGCGCAGCATCAGCTGGACGACCTGATCCCCAACGAGAGCCCGGTCGATCATGTGCGCCGCCTTATGCCGCAGGAGCCGGAAGCCAAGGTCCGCGCCCGCGTCGCGCAGATGGGGCTGGCGACGGAAAAGATGGATACGGCCGCCAAGGACCTTTCGGGCGGTGAAAAGGCACGCCTGCTGATGGGGCTCGCGGCTTTCCACGCGCCGAACCTCCTGATCCTCGACGAACCGACCAACCATCTCGACATCGACAGCCGCAAGGCGCTGATCGAGGCCCTCAACGACTACGAGGGCGCTGTCATCCTGATTTCCCATGATCGCCATCTGATCGAGGCGACCGTGGACAGGCTGTGGCTGGTCAACAACGGCACCGTCACCAGCTTCGACGGCGACATGGAAGAGTATCGCAGCCTGATCATCGCCTCCGGAAAGAAGCCGGTTGAAAAGGACAAGGCAGAGACGTCCGGTGGCGACCAGGTCAACAAGGCCGAGCAGCGGAAGGCGGCGGCCGACAAACGGGCAAGCCTTGCGCCGCTGAAGAAAAAGATAAATGAAGTCGAGGCTTTGACAAAGAAGCTGGAGACTTTGATTCAGGCGCTCGACAAGGAGCTCGCCGACCCGGTGCTCTACGAGAAGACCCCCGCGAAGGCGGCCGAAAAAGCCAAGCAGCGCGGCGAAGCGGCGGCGAAACTGTCGGCGGCGGAAGAGCAATGGCTGGAGCTCTCCGCCGAATATGAAGAGGGCATGGCCGGCTGA